A region of the Streptobacillus ratti genome:
GATCCTTGTCTAGCACGACCTGTTCCTTTTTGTCTGAAAGGTTTTCTTCCTCCTCCAGATACTTCTCCTCTTGTTTTTGTTGAAGCAGTTCCTGCACGTGATGCAGCAAGTTCTGCTGTTAATACTTCATGTATTACATATTTATTAGGTTCTAATCCAAAGATTTCACCACTTACAGTAGCTACTCCTTTTTCTTCACCATTTAAATTATATACTTTTAAATTAAAATCTGACATCTTTGCCTCCTCTCTCTATATTAGTATTTTTTTACTGATTTCTTGATAACTAAATAACCATTTTTAGGACCTGGTACTGCACCTTTAACTAATAGTAAGTTATTTTCTACATCGAATTTAACAACTTTTAGATTTTGAACTGTTACATTTTCATTTCCTAATCTTCCAGCCATTTTCTTACCTTTTGGTACATTTGAGTTTGATGCAGCTCCTCCTGCATTTGACCCTCCAAGTCTGTGGTTTCTTGAAACCCCATGTGTAGCTCTGTTTCCACCAAAATTATGTCTTTTCATAACTCCAGCAGTTCCTTTACCTTTTGAGATTCCTTGAATATCAACAAATTCAATACCTTCTAATACATCAACTTTTAATTCTTGACCTAAAGCAAATTCTTCAACTGATTCTACTTTAAATTCTTTTAAGAATTTTTTAGCAGTGATTCCGGCTTTTTTGAAAACACCCATTTCTGGTTTATTTACTAATTTTTCTCTTTTTTCATCATAAGCTAAAGTTATTGAAGTATAACCTTCTTTTTCTACTATTTTAGTTTGAACTACGAAATTTGGTCCAGCTTCAATTACAGTAACTGGTATTAATTTTTCATTTTCAAAAATTTGTGTCATTCCAATTTTTTTACCTAATATCATTTTTTTCCTCCTTAATATATTGGTTGATAAAGCTCAAAGGCTCTACCAACTTGTATCAAAGCACTATTGCTTTATTTCTATTGAAACACCTGCTGGTAAGCTTATTGAGCTTAAAGCAGTTAAAATATCATTGTTTGATTCTTTAATTTCAATAAATCTTCTATGTATTCTCATTTCAAATTGTTCTCTTGAATCTTTATTAACATGCACAGATCTTAAAACTGTATATTTTTTAGTTTTAGTTGGTAAAGGCATTGGTCCTGCAATTTTTGCTCCATTTTTCTTTACCACTTCTACTATTTTAGCAGAAGTTTGATCTAATAACTTGTTATCGTAAGATTGA
Encoded here:
- the rplC gene encoding 50S ribosomal protein L3, with the protein product MILGKKIGMTQIFENEKLIPVTVIEAGPNFVVQTKIVEKEGYTSITLAYDEKREKLVNKPEMGVFKKAGITAKKFLKEFKVESVEEFALGQELKVDVLEGIEFVDIQGISKGKGTAGVMKRHNFGGNRATHGVSRNHRLGGSNAGGAASNSNVPKGKKMAGRLGNENVTVQNLKVVKFDVENNLLLVKGAVPGPKNGYLVIKKSVKKY
- the rpsJ gene encoding 30S ribosomal protein S10; translated protein: MDNKNKRIYLQSYDNKLLDQTSAKIVEVVKKNGAKIAGPMPLPTKTKKYTVLRSVHVNKDSREQFEMRIHRRFIEIKESNNDILTALSSISLPAGVSIEIKQ